One Solanum lycopersicum chromosome 4, SLM_r2.1 DNA window includes the following coding sequences:
- the LOC101257361 gene encoding probable lipid phosphate phosphatase 4 isoform X2 yields the protein MYSWKRTKTRNTFPSFIPKLHDSLLNFAFYMCISRRLARMPEIEFGMHTVRSHGAKVAKNHKCDWLILLVLVAMDGFLNYIHPFNRYTNTKMLEDLKFPFKEHDTIPMWAVPIFAVILPCTVFLIYYHYRRDVYDLHHAILGILYSVLVTAVITDSIKDAVGRPRPNFFYRCFPDGMEAFLPNGDVNCHGDPKVVKEGYKSFPSGHTSWSFAGLAFLSWYLCGKMKAFDRRGHAAKLCIVLLPLLIAALVGISRIDDYWHHWTDVFTGSIIGSVVASLCYLLFFPFPHDINGWAPHASIKMRENIELQSTSVRIDTV from the exons ATGTATTCCTGGAAAAGGACCAAAACCAGGAATACATTCCCCTCTTTCATCCCAAAGCTTCATGACTCTCTGTTGAATTTTGcattttatatgtgtatatcAAG AAGATTGGCGAGGATGCCGGAAATAGAATTTGGTATGCACACGGTGAGATCTCATGGGGCTAAGGTGGCCAAAAATCACAAATGTGACTGGTTGATTTTACTTGTGCTTGTGGCAATGGATGGATTTTTAAACTACATTCACCCTTTCAATCGTTATACTAACACAAAAATGTTGGAAGATCTCAAATTTCCTTTCAAAGAACACGACACCATCCCAATGTGGGCCGTTCCT ATATTTGCAGTAATTCTACCATGCACAGTATTTCTCATTTACTATCACTACAGGAGGGATGTATATGATTTGCATCATGCCATATTGG GTATCCTGTATTCTGTTCTAGTGACTGCAGTGATCACTGATAGCATTAAAGATGCTGTTGGTCGTCCACGCCCAAATTTCTTCTACAGGTGCTTCCCCGATGGAATGGAG GCCTTTCTACCTAATGGGGATGTTAATTGTCATGGAGACCCTAAAGTTGTGAAAGAAGGATATAAAAGCTTCCCCAGTGGACATACCTCAT GGTCATTTGCTGGCCTTGCTTTCCTCTCATGGTACTTGTGTGGAAAAATGAAGGCTTTTGACAGACGAGGTCATGCTGCAAAACTCTGTATTGTTCTGCTTCCTTTACTCATTGCTGCATTAGTCGGAATTTCTCGGATTGATGACTATTGGCATCACTGGACAGATGTATTCACTGGATCCATTATAG GAAGCGTGGTCGCCTCTTTATGCTACCTGCTTTTCTTTCCATTCCCTCATGATATAAATG GGTGGGCACCTCATGCATCTAtcaaaatgagagaaaatattGAATTGCAGTCAACATCAGTAAGAATTGACACAGTGTAA
- the LOC101257361 gene encoding probable lipid phosphate phosphatase 4 isoform X3, translated as MYSWKRTKTRNTFPSFIPKLHDSLLNFAFYMCISRLARMPEIEFGMHTVRSHGAKVAKNHKCDWLILLVLVAMDGFLNYIHPFNRYTNTKMLEDLKFPFKEHDTIPMWAVPIFAVILPCTVFLIYYHYRRDVYDLHHAILGILYSVLVTAVITDSIKDAVGRPRPNFFYRCFPDGMEAFLPNGDVNCHGDPKVVKEGYKSFPSGHTSWSFAGLAFLSWYLCGKMKAFDRRGHAAKLCIVLLPLLIAALVGISRIDDYWHHWTDVFTGSIIGSVVASLCYLLFFPFPHDINGWAPHASIKMRENIELQSTSVRIDTV; from the exons ATGTATTCCTGGAAAAGGACCAAAACCAGGAATACATTCCCCTCTTTCATCCCAAAGCTTCATGACTCTCTGTTGAATTTTGcattttatatgtgtatatcAAG ATTGGCGAGGATGCCGGAAATAGAATTTGGTATGCACACGGTGAGATCTCATGGGGCTAAGGTGGCCAAAAATCACAAATGTGACTGGTTGATTTTACTTGTGCTTGTGGCAATGGATGGATTTTTAAACTACATTCACCCTTTCAATCGTTATACTAACACAAAAATGTTGGAAGATCTCAAATTTCCTTTCAAAGAACACGACACCATCCCAATGTGGGCCGTTCCT ATATTTGCAGTAATTCTACCATGCACAGTATTTCTCATTTACTATCACTACAGGAGGGATGTATATGATTTGCATCATGCCATATTGG GTATCCTGTATTCTGTTCTAGTGACTGCAGTGATCACTGATAGCATTAAAGATGCTGTTGGTCGTCCACGCCCAAATTTCTTCTACAGGTGCTTCCCCGATGGAATGGAG GCCTTTCTACCTAATGGGGATGTTAATTGTCATGGAGACCCTAAAGTTGTGAAAGAAGGATATAAAAGCTTCCCCAGTGGACATACCTCAT GGTCATTTGCTGGCCTTGCTTTCCTCTCATGGTACTTGTGTGGAAAAATGAAGGCTTTTGACAGACGAGGTCATGCTGCAAAACTCTGTATTGTTCTGCTTCCTTTACTCATTGCTGCATTAGTCGGAATTTCTCGGATTGATGACTATTGGCATCACTGGACAGATGTATTCACTGGATCCATTATAG GAAGCGTGGTCGCCTCTTTATGCTACCTGCTTTTCTTTCCATTCCCTCATGATATAAATG GGTGGGCACCTCATGCATCTAtcaaaatgagagaaaatattGAATTGCAGTCAACATCAGTAAGAATTGACACAGTGTAA
- the LOC101257361 gene encoding probable lipid phosphate phosphatase 4 isoform X1 codes for MYSWKRTKTRNTFPSFIPKLHDSLLNFAFYMCISRFCYRRLARMPEIEFGMHTVRSHGAKVAKNHKCDWLILLVLVAMDGFLNYIHPFNRYTNTKMLEDLKFPFKEHDTIPMWAVPIFAVILPCTVFLIYYHYRRDVYDLHHAILGILYSVLVTAVITDSIKDAVGRPRPNFFYRCFPDGMEAFLPNGDVNCHGDPKVVKEGYKSFPSGHTSWSFAGLAFLSWYLCGKMKAFDRRGHAAKLCIVLLPLLIAALVGISRIDDYWHHWTDVFTGSIIGSVVASLCYLLFFPFPHDINGWAPHASIKMRENIELQSTSVRIDTV; via the exons ATGTATTCCTGGAAAAGGACCAAAACCAGGAATACATTCCCCTCTTTCATCCCAAAGCTTCATGACTCTCTGTTGAATTTTGcattttatatgtgtatatcAAG ATTTTGTTACAGAAGATTGGCGAGGATGCCGGAAATAGAATTTGGTATGCACACGGTGAGATCTCATGGGGCTAAGGTGGCCAAAAATCACAAATGTGACTGGTTGATTTTACTTGTGCTTGTGGCAATGGATGGATTTTTAAACTACATTCACCCTTTCAATCGTTATACTAACACAAAAATGTTGGAAGATCTCAAATTTCCTTTCAAAGAACACGACACCATCCCAATGTGGGCCGTTCCT ATATTTGCAGTAATTCTACCATGCACAGTATTTCTCATTTACTATCACTACAGGAGGGATGTATATGATTTGCATCATGCCATATTGG GTATCCTGTATTCTGTTCTAGTGACTGCAGTGATCACTGATAGCATTAAAGATGCTGTTGGTCGTCCACGCCCAAATTTCTTCTACAGGTGCTTCCCCGATGGAATGGAG GCCTTTCTACCTAATGGGGATGTTAATTGTCATGGAGACCCTAAAGTTGTGAAAGAAGGATATAAAAGCTTCCCCAGTGGACATACCTCAT GGTCATTTGCTGGCCTTGCTTTCCTCTCATGGTACTTGTGTGGAAAAATGAAGGCTTTTGACAGACGAGGTCATGCTGCAAAACTCTGTATTGTTCTGCTTCCTTTACTCATTGCTGCATTAGTCGGAATTTCTCGGATTGATGACTATTGGCATCACTGGACAGATGTATTCACTGGATCCATTATAG GAAGCGTGGTCGCCTCTTTATGCTACCTGCTTTTCTTTCCATTCCCTCATGATATAAATG GGTGGGCACCTCATGCATCTAtcaaaatgagagaaaatattGAATTGCAGTCAACATCAGTAAGAATTGACACAGTGTAA